A window from Thermomonas aquatica encodes these proteins:
- the gspG gene encoding type II secretion system major pseudopilin GspG yields MQRRRIPAVPRAIPRQAGFTLLEMIVVLVIIGLIMGLVGPRLFGQADKAKVQTAGTQIKMLGGALQTMRLDISRWPTEAEGLALLTTKPAGDLNGWAGPYLDEAVPNDPWGHPYQYSPQPSGTQPYTLYSWGADGVPGGEGQNADLGHLPDGGTADAANSAAPAN; encoded by the coding sequence ATGCAACGTCGCCGCATTCCCGCCGTTCCGCGCGCCATTCCGCGCCAAGCCGGCTTCACCCTGCTCGAGATGATCGTGGTACTGGTCATCATCGGCCTGATCATGGGCCTGGTCGGTCCGCGCCTGTTCGGCCAGGCCGACAAGGCCAAGGTGCAGACCGCGGGTACCCAGATCAAGATGCTCGGCGGCGCGTTGCAGACGATGCGCCTGGACATCAGCCGCTGGCCGACCGAAGCCGAAGGCCTGGCCCTGTTGACCACCAAGCCCGCCGGCGACCTCAACGGGTGGGCTGGCCCCTACCTGGATGAAGCGGTGCCGAACGATCCGTGGGGGCATCCGTACCAGTATTCCCCGCAACCCAGTGGCACCCAGCCGTACACGCTGTACTCCTGGGGTGCCGACGGCGTGCCGGGCGGCGAGGGTCAAAATGCCGACCTTGGCCACCTGCCCGATGGCGGCACGGCTGATGCCGCGAATTCCGCCGCACCTGCCAACTGA
- a CDS encoding type II secretion system protein GspD produces MKVPPPLPLPNQDGGEQGFERQPPAGRQDMQRSGTPTIPGSGNNSLVAGINGDAMPPLKGGPVNVNIEGMPVPAFINEFFGSILGAGFQMDPQVSKAQDLVTLRTPGPQSPQNFYRLAVQVLHSYGISTEYTSGMVFFNRGKDSAGPSPLIVSGRALPEVPISHRPVFQLVDLQSVRTNDVVNLLGVAFKGSGLTIQAEGSRNAVILMGKPEQVRQAGEAIRVLDRPLMRGRVSARLEPAFVTASELSKRLVEVLSAEGYGASLYTVGGSSGTAILVLPLEAANAVLVFAADDRVLEHSVEWARSIDKPNPTAGSDGLFYYMVKNTQAKEIVQTISGVQNGASNTRRPSRDAIDGSQVGAAAGAAATSPAGGDGDMARGKLSLDEPRNAIIYQGSATDWGRILPLIQQMDRAPRQVMVEVTVAEVTLTNDQEFGISWLARNSDLGKFNGNISSGTLATGTGGAGLSYILDIGGQARASLKALASQDRISVLSTPRVMVKSGEEASFDVGTEVPTVSSQATTNISTGGNSGIIQTVQYRKTGILLNIKPVVYSDDRVDIELRQEVSEALPVGADSIANSPAIFNRSYSTSLSLKDGSAILIAGLMSQRNTAGNSGVPFLKDVPLLGNLFKTQKQGKSKTELVLMIVPYIIETDTQAEELTRSLSQRFELLELPQTGQAPVQVTPSVPVNP; encoded by the coding sequence GTGAAAGTCCCGCCGCCGCTGCCCCTGCCCAACCAGGACGGCGGGGAGCAGGGCTTCGAGCGACAGCCGCCGGCTGGACGCCAGGACATGCAGCGCAGCGGAACGCCGACCATTCCGGGCAGTGGCAACAACAGCCTGGTGGCCGGGATCAATGGCGACGCCATGCCGCCGCTGAAGGGCGGTCCGGTCAATGTGAACATCGAAGGCATGCCGGTGCCGGCCTTCATCAACGAGTTCTTCGGCTCGATCCTGGGTGCCGGCTTCCAGATGGACCCGCAGGTTTCGAAGGCGCAGGACCTGGTCACCCTGCGCACGCCCGGGCCGCAATCGCCGCAGAACTTCTACCGGTTGGCGGTGCAGGTGCTGCATAGCTACGGCATTTCGACCGAATACACCTCGGGCATGGTGTTCTTCAACCGCGGCAAGGATTCCGCCGGCCCCTCCCCGCTGATCGTGAGCGGACGCGCCTTGCCGGAAGTGCCGATCAGCCATCGCCCGGTGTTCCAACTGGTGGACCTGCAATCGGTGCGTACCAACGACGTGGTGAACCTGCTGGGCGTGGCATTCAAGGGCAGCGGACTCACTATCCAGGCGGAAGGCAGCCGCAACGCGGTGATCCTGATGGGCAAGCCGGAGCAGGTGCGGCAGGCCGGCGAGGCGATCCGTGTGCTCGATCGCCCGCTGATGCGCGGCCGCGTCAGTGCCAGGCTGGAGCCCGCCTTCGTCACCGCTTCGGAACTGTCCAAGCGCCTGGTCGAAGTGCTGAGCGCGGAAGGTTACGGCGCTTCGCTCTACACGGTGGGCGGCTCCAGCGGTACCGCGATCCTGGTGTTGCCGCTGGAGGCGGCGAATGCGGTGCTGGTGTTCGCGGCCGACGACCGCGTGCTGGAGCACTCCGTGGAGTGGGCGCGCAGCATCGACAAGCCGAATCCCACCGCCGGCAGCGACGGCTTGTTCTACTACATGGTGAAGAACACCCAGGCCAAGGAGATCGTGCAGACGATCAGCGGCGTGCAGAACGGGGCGAGCAATACGCGGAGGCCTTCACGCGATGCGATCGACGGCAGCCAGGTCGGGGCGGCTGCAGGTGCCGCCGCGACGTCGCCGGCCGGCGGCGATGGCGATATGGCACGCGGCAAGTTGTCGCTGGACGAACCGCGCAACGCGATCATCTACCAGGGTTCGGCCACCGACTGGGGGCGCATCCTGCCGTTGATCCAGCAGATGGATCGTGCGCCACGCCAGGTGATGGTGGAGGTCACGGTGGCGGAAGTGACCCTGACCAACGACCAGGAGTTCGGCATTTCCTGGCTGGCGCGCAACAGCGACCTCGGCAAGTTCAACGGCAACATCAGTTCCGGCACGCTGGCGACCGGCACCGGCGGCGCGGGGCTCAGCTATATCCTGGACATCGGCGGCCAGGCGCGCGCCTCGCTGAAGGCGTTGGCCAGCCAGGATCGGATCAGCGTGCTGTCCACCCCGAGGGTGATGGTGAAGAGCGGCGAGGAAGCCAGCTTCGACGTGGGCACCGAAGTGCCGACCGTCAGTTCGCAGGCGACTACCAACATCTCCACCGGCGGCAATTCCGGCATCATCCAGACCGTGCAGTACCGCAAGACCGGCATCCTGCTCAACATCAAGCCGGTGGTGTACTCCGACGACCGTGTCGACATCGAATTGCGCCAGGAAGTCAGCGAGGCGCTTCCGGTCGGCGCGGATTCGATCGCCAATTCGCCGGCGATCTTCAACCGCTCCTACAGCACCAGCCTCAGCCTGAAGGACGGCAGCGCGATCCTGATCGCCGGCCTGATGTCGCAGCGGAACACCGCCGGCAACAGTGGCGTGCCGTTCCTGAAGGACGTGCCGCTGCTTGGCAACCTGTTCAAGACCCAGAAGCAGGGCAAGAGCAAGACCGAGCTGGTGCTGATGATCGTGCCCTACATCATCGAGACCGACACCCAGGCCGAGGAGCTGACTCGTTCGCTCAGCCAACGCTTCGAGTTGCTCGAACTGCCGCAGACCGGGCAGGCGCCGGTGCAGGTCACGCCTTCGGTACCGGTGAATCCGTGA
- a CDS encoding GspE/PulE family protein — MSSDAALRAAPRDRLLGELLLDAGLVGAADLERGLALQQKIGGRIGSVLMRIGAVSEDNLLQVLSRQLGLPVMGFEVPAPDEDMARLTAVQAPAGIDWLLDQQVLVWPGEGSDLFCAARDPLLPALREAMRHAYPGRRIHWCLCRAQDLERMLDGLAHHARADEWGGGDEQQLRAMAEEAPVVELVSNLMAQAVEQRASDIHLEPEERIFAVRFRIDGVLHTRLQLPRDRFDAVASRLKLISGMDIAERRLPQDGRLSTRVGGQEMDIRVSALPGVHGESIVMRLLPKERKELGLEKLGFESDHLAMMKEWTAEANGIVLVTGPTGSGKSTTLYASLAAANDGLKKIITVEDPVEFQLPAITQIQAHPDIGLTFANALRSILRQDPDVIMIGEIRDLETAEIAVQAALTGHLVLSTLHTNDAISAFTRLIDMGVEPFLVATPIRAVQAQRLVRRLCTQCARPHAVPAQIEAEAAVFAHKVLPGMAPRWMEAVGCAHCMNTGYRGRLGIYEMVPVTEAMQHLIVSGASVNDMKKLARDEGHRFLRDDGLLKAWQGLTTVEEVLRVAGS, encoded by the coding sequence ATGTCCTCTGACGCCGCATTGCGGGCCGCCCCGCGCGACCGCCTGCTGGGCGAGCTGTTGCTCGATGCCGGGCTGGTCGGCGCCGCCGACCTCGAGCGCGGGCTGGCCCTGCAGCAGAAGATCGGCGGGCGCATCGGCAGTGTGCTGATGCGGATCGGTGCGGTCAGCGAGGACAACCTGCTGCAAGTGCTCAGCCGCCAGCTTGGCCTGCCGGTAATGGGCTTCGAGGTGCCCGCCCCGGACGAAGACATGGCGCGCCTCACTGCGGTGCAGGCGCCTGCGGGGATCGATTGGTTGCTGGATCAACAGGTCCTCGTGTGGCCGGGCGAAGGCAGCGACCTGTTCTGCGCCGCGCGCGACCCGCTGTTGCCGGCCTTGCGCGAGGCGATGCGGCATGCCTACCCGGGGCGCCGGATACATTGGTGCCTGTGCCGCGCGCAGGACCTGGAGCGCATGCTGGACGGGCTCGCCCACCACGCACGTGCCGACGAATGGGGTGGCGGCGACGAGCAGCAGCTGCGCGCGATGGCCGAGGAGGCGCCGGTCGTCGAACTGGTCAGCAACCTGATGGCGCAGGCGGTCGAGCAGCGCGCCTCCGACATCCACCTGGAACCCGAGGAGCGCATCTTCGCGGTGCGCTTCCGCATCGACGGCGTGCTGCACACCCGCCTGCAATTGCCGCGCGACCGTTTCGACGCGGTGGCCTCGCGCCTCAAGCTGATCTCCGGCATGGACATCGCCGAACGCCGCCTGCCGCAGGACGGCCGTTTGTCGACGCGCGTCGGCGGCCAGGAAATGGATATCCGTGTGTCCGCGCTGCCGGGCGTGCATGGCGAATCGATCGTGATGCGCCTGCTGCCGAAGGAGCGCAAGGAGCTCGGCCTCGAGAAGCTCGGCTTCGAGTCCGACCACCTGGCGATGATGAAGGAATGGACCGCGGAGGCGAACGGCATCGTGCTGGTCACCGGTCCGACCGGTTCCGGTAAATCCACGACCTTGTATGCATCGCTGGCCGCGGCCAACGACGGCTTGAAGAAGATCATCACGGTCGAGGATCCGGTCGAATTCCAGTTGCCGGCGATCACCCAGATCCAGGCCCACCCGGACATCGGCCTGACCTTCGCCAACGCGCTGCGTTCGATCCTGCGCCAGGATCCGGACGTGATCATGATCGGCGAAATCCGCGACCTCGAGACCGCGGAAATCGCGGTGCAGGCCGCGCTCACCGGCCACCTTGTATTGAGCACGCTGCATACCAACGATGCGATCAGCGCGTTCACCCGCCTGATCGACATGGGCGTGGAGCCCTTCCTCGTCGCCACCCCGATCCGCGCAGTGCAGGCGCAGCGCCTGGTGCGCCGGCTGTGCACGCAATGCGCGCGTCCGCACGCGGTGCCGGCGCAGATCGAGGCCGAGGCCGCGGTGTTCGCGCACAAGGTGTTGCCGGGCATGGCGCCGCGCTGGATGGAAGCGGTGGGCTGCGCGCACTGCATGAACACCGGTTATCGCGGCCGCCTCGGCATCTACGAAATGGTGCCGGTGACGGAGGCGATGCAGCACCTGATCGTCAGCGGCGCCAGCGTCAACGACATGAAGAAGCTGGCGCGCGACGAAGGCCATCGCTTCCTGCGCGACGACGGCCTGCTGAAGGCGTGGCAGGGACTGACCACGGTGGAGGAAGTGCTGCGCGTCGCCGGCAGCTGA
- a CDS encoding pilus assembly FimT family protein, with protein MIVVLAILGLATALVAPSALRGIDSWRRRAELDSLLDQIRALPGNARASGRAIVLSDGALKSKDAPLRIASGWTLSVPTPWKVNANGVCLGGQVSIGNSYGSRTIVVAAPFCDPILRP; from the coding sequence ATGATCGTGGTGCTGGCCATCCTCGGCCTTGCCACCGCGCTGGTTGCGCCATCGGCCCTGCGCGGCATCGATAGCTGGCGCCGCCGGGCCGAACTGGATTCGCTGCTCGACCAGATCCGTGCCCTCCCCGGCAATGCGCGGGCCAGCGGCAGGGCGATCGTGCTCAGCGATGGCGCATTGAAGTCGAAGGATGCGCCGTTGCGCATCGCCAGCGGCTGGACGCTCAGCGTGCCGACGCCGTGGAAAGTGAACGCCAACGGCGTCTGCTTGGGGGGGCAGGTCAGCATCGGCAACAGCTACGGCAGCCGCACGATCGTGGTGGCTGCGCCGTTCTGCGACCCGATCCTGCGCCCGTGA
- a CDS encoding type II secretion system F family protein: MPRYHYQALNAEGISLEGMLRANNEREAARALERRGLSVIEVRSGEAGGGKERRGRLRSADVILALQELATMLTSGVSIADAVGSQALGAHHPRIVAAFAGMSRDLQRGQAFSATLAKCGLPLPEYVVQLARAGELTGELGKALHDAGVQMEYEQQLRNEMRNALIYPAVLVVAGVAAVAIMFIFVVPKFASLLQQAKDLPLLAWVVLAFGTWTREHFWLLLLMVGAVAAAATWALRKPELRAQALDTLSGWPVVGPWLVEADTARWAKVLGALLGNKVPLMRGLELAQSGLQLPQRRARMGEVTRAVRGGSSLADALEDHDALTATGYNLVRVGERSGKLASMLDSLARLYEEAGRNRMKRVLILLEPIAILVIGSMIGTIILGVILAITSANDLAV, translated from the coding sequence ATGCCCCGTTACCACTATCAAGCCTTGAACGCCGAGGGCATCAGCCTGGAAGGCATGCTCCGCGCCAACAACGAACGCGAGGCCGCGCGCGCGCTGGAGCGGCGTGGCCTGTCCGTGATCGAGGTGCGTTCCGGCGAAGCCGGCGGCGGCAAGGAGCGTCGCGGCCGCCTGCGCAGCGCCGACGTGATCCTCGCGCTGCAGGAACTGGCGACGATGCTGACTTCAGGCGTGTCGATCGCCGACGCGGTCGGCAGCCAGGCGCTGGGTGCGCATCACCCGCGCATCGTCGCTGCGTTCGCCGGCATGTCGCGCGACCTGCAGCGTGGCCAGGCGTTCTCCGCCACGCTGGCGAAGTGCGGCTTGCCCTTGCCCGAATACGTGGTGCAACTCGCGCGCGCCGGTGAACTCACCGGCGAGCTCGGCAAGGCACTGCACGATGCGGGCGTGCAGATGGAATACGAACAGCAATTGCGCAACGAAATGCGCAATGCGCTGATCTATCCGGCGGTACTGGTGGTTGCCGGCGTCGCCGCGGTGGCGATCATGTTCATCTTCGTGGTGCCGAAGTTCGCCTCGCTGCTGCAGCAGGCCAAGGACCTGCCGTTGCTGGCGTGGGTGGTGCTCGCGTTCGGTACCTGGACGCGCGAACACTTCTGGCTGCTGCTGTTGATGGTCGGCGCGGTCGCGGCCGCCGCGACCTGGGCGCTGCGCAAGCCGGAGCTGCGCGCGCAGGCGCTGGACACGCTGTCGGGCTGGCCGGTGGTCGGGCCGTGGCTGGTCGAGGCCGACACCGCGCGCTGGGCCAAGGTGCTGGGTGCGCTGCTCGGCAACAAGGTGCCGTTGATGCGCGGGCTCGAGCTGGCGCAGTCCGGCCTGCAACTGCCGCAACGCCGTGCGCGCATGGGCGAGGTCACCCGTGCGGTGCGCGGTGGTTCCTCGCTCGCCGATGCGCTGGAGGACCACGACGCGCTGACCGCCACCGGCTACAACCTGGTCCGGGTCGGCGAGCGTTCCGGCAAGCTGGCATCCATGCTGGATTCATTGGCGCGGCTGTATGAAGAGGCGGGGCGCAACCGCATGAAGCGCGTGCTGATCCTGCTGGAGCCGATCGCCATCCTGGTGATCGGCAGCATGATCGGCACCATCATCCTCGGCGTGATCCTTGCGATCACCAGCGCCAACGACCTCGCCGTCTAG
- a CDS encoding type II secretion system protein GspK, whose protein sequence is MSGRSRGFVLVLVLAMLVVLSLLAGGIAATTARLAEQSQQRAQRMQDAVDMASTRANVLYLLSTQRMTVGGLTVDKLVSFGSDGVREIQSDADLESSLPIGNEIALDARNYRGLGDTRFAIQDDYGLFGVNWNPPWMLKRLLDQGKRAGGLPAEVLINRLLDYQDKDDLYRLNSAEADGYRKAGLRPPTNRPLATPMELMRVMGWTEALGFLSPAEISDTISSDNVAVVNVNTAPPRVLRTIDGLDEDMAARVVAFRKTQPFLTEVAFFEFLGLQKSAEAPIAVYPAMSGTLKLWPSHGGQVGLVHWTLTPIENGGRPWREDYELIQSQAPASDSVAYPVRSRLFAKPVAARD, encoded by the coding sequence ATGAGCGGGCGCTCGCGCGGGTTCGTGCTGGTGCTGGTGCTGGCGATGCTGGTGGTGCTGTCGCTGCTTGCCGGCGGCATCGCCGCGACCACTGCCCGTCTGGCCGAACAGTCGCAGCAGCGTGCGCAGCGCATGCAGGATGCGGTGGACATGGCCAGCACGCGGGCGAACGTGCTGTACCTGCTCAGTACCCAGCGGATGACCGTGGGCGGGCTGACCGTGGACAAGCTGGTCTCGTTCGGCAGCGATGGCGTGCGCGAGATCCAGTCGGACGCGGATCTCGAATCCAGCCTGCCGATCGGCAACGAGATCGCATTGGATGCGCGCAACTACCGCGGCCTCGGCGATACCCGCTTCGCGATCCAGGACGACTACGGCCTGTTCGGGGTCAACTGGAACCCGCCATGGATGCTCAAGCGCCTGCTTGACCAAGGCAAGCGTGCGGGAGGCCTGCCGGCGGAAGTCCTGATCAACCGCTTGCTGGATTACCAGGACAAGGACGACCTGTACCGGCTCAACAGCGCCGAGGCGGACGGTTACCGCAAGGCGGGGCTGCGCCCACCCACCAACCGCCCGCTGGCGACGCCGATGGAATTGATGCGGGTGATGGGATGGACAGAGGCGCTTGGCTTCCTGTCGCCCGCGGAAATCAGCGACACCATCTCCAGCGACAACGTCGCCGTGGTGAACGTGAACACCGCGCCGCCGCGCGTGCTGCGCACCATCGATGGGCTCGACGAGGACATGGCGGCGCGCGTGGTGGCCTTCAGGAAAACGCAACCATTCCTGACTGAGGTGGCGTTTTTCGAGTTCCTCGGCCTGCAAAAATCGGCAGAAGCGCCGATCGCTGTGTATCCTGCCATGTCCGGCACTCTGAAGCTGTGGCCTTCGCATGGGGGACAGGTGGGACTGGTGCACTGGACCCTGACCCCGATCGAGAACGGGGGTCGCCCCTGGCGTGAGGACTATGAGCTCATCCAATCCCAAGCCCCCGCTTCGGATTCCGTTGCGTACCCGGTTCGCTCGCGGCTTTTCGCCAAGCCGGTGGCTGCGCGGGACTGA
- a CDS encoding polysaccharide ABC transporter ATP-binding protein yields the protein MPAAHIAADEHPAIRVAGVSKVFRTWASPSQRLIVPLLHRVGSLLARPLPRVAARLHASAHRRIHIHEALHDISFELRRGEALGIVGLNGSGKSTLLQIIAGVLPPTSGTVDTHGRIAALLELGSGFNTELTGRENIYINGAILGLERTRIDAIIGDIIAFADIGDYIEQPVKTYSSGMAVRLAFSVQVHVDPDILIVDEALAVGDAAFQAKAMTRIQQILARGTTLLFVGHDLNALRAFCQRGILLENGRMAMLGAPEEVIEEYLFRVHAKATQEGQPKPIRIAEGFRSEDGGVLGLAFPGGARHLALNYGDAVEIDADLELRAALADAACIVDILDERGVPLSGRRIRLPDGNDGAQHLRLRIAFRAELARGIYRVRARLVQAPDRHQHHRRVLCRYESDLSFEVVENSIERFSGLFPLPADVVVQRLASDDDRS from the coding sequence ATGCCCGCTGCCCATATCGCCGCCGATGAACACCCCGCCATCCGGGTGGCCGGCGTCAGCAAGGTCTTCCGCACCTGGGCCAGCCCTTCGCAACGGTTGATCGTGCCCCTGCTGCACCGCGTGGGCTCGCTGCTGGCGCGGCCGCTGCCGCGCGTGGCCGCACGCCTGCACGCATCGGCGCACCGGCGCATCCACATCCATGAAGCCCTGCACGACATCAGCTTCGAGCTGCGCCGCGGCGAAGCGCTGGGCATCGTCGGGCTCAACGGCAGCGGCAAGAGCACCCTGCTGCAGATCATCGCAGGCGTGCTCCCGCCCACGTCGGGCACCGTCGATACCCATGGCCGCATCGCTGCGCTGCTGGAACTCGGCTCCGGGTTCAACACGGAACTGACCGGCCGCGAGAACATCTACATCAACGGCGCGATCCTCGGCCTGGAACGGACCCGCATCGACGCGATCATCGGCGACATCATCGCCTTCGCCGACATCGGCGATTACATCGAACAGCCGGTCAAGACCTACAGTTCGGGCATGGCCGTGCGCCTGGCCTTCTCGGTGCAGGTGCATGTCGACCCGGACATCCTGATCGTGGACGAGGCGCTGGCGGTCGGCGACGCCGCCTTCCAGGCCAAGGCGATGACCCGCATCCAGCAGATCCTGGCGCGCGGCACCACCCTGCTCTTCGTCGGCCACGACCTCAACGCGCTGCGCGCGTTCTGCCAGCGCGGGATCCTGCTCGAGAACGGCCGCATGGCGATGCTGGGCGCACCCGAGGAAGTGATCGAGGAATACCTGTTCCGCGTGCATGCGAAAGCCACGCAGGAAGGCCAGCCCAAGCCGATCCGCATCGCCGAAGGCTTCCGCAGCGAGGATGGCGGCGTGCTTGGGCTGGCCTTCCCCGGCGGCGCGCGCCACCTCGCGCTCAACTACGGCGACGCGGTCGAAATCGACGCGGACCTCGAACTGCGTGCGGCGCTGGCGGATGCCGCCTGCATCGTCGACATCCTCGACGAACGCGGCGTGCCGCTGAGCGGGCGTCGCATCCGCCTGCCCGACGGCAACGACGGCGCGCAACACCTGCGGCTGCGCATCGCGTTCCGCGCCGAGCTGGCGCGCGGCATCTATCGGGTGCGGGCGCGGCTGGTGCAGGCGCCGGATCGGCACCAGCACCATCGTCGCGTGCTGTGCCGCTACGAGTCCGACCTGTCGTTCGAGGTGGTGGAAAATTCCATCGAACGCTTCAGCGGCCTGTTCCCGTTGCCCGCCGACGTCGTCGTGCAGCGACTGGCCAGCGATGACGACCGCAGCTGA
- a CDS encoding GspMb/PilO family protein gives MSARESARLKQAREEWQTNPRLRWGVAIVGAIALVYLLLVLVDWRRDLHEQYQQRTLQLYKMSALAGQEQWAVRAEAARNLQKSLQAEIPRANTIGLAQAEVQTMIRQVLNAFGPKLSSDSRPPLQVRAQPGLWRIPVTIRGQVGQAQLLEILRRIESSDRLVVIDDFLLGFAQGQPNVTLTVVAYYRVGNAAQGGPRAAR, from the coding sequence ATGAGCGCGCGCGAATCCGCGCGCCTGAAGCAGGCGCGCGAGGAATGGCAGACCAACCCGCGCTTGCGCTGGGGCGTGGCCATCGTCGGCGCGATCGCGCTGGTGTACCTGTTGCTGGTCCTGGTGGATTGGCGGCGCGACCTGCACGAGCAATACCAGCAGCGCACGTTGCAGCTGTACAAGATGTCCGCGCTTGCCGGGCAGGAACAATGGGCGGTGCGCGCCGAAGCCGCCCGCAACCTTCAGAAATCCTTGCAGGCCGAGATCCCGCGGGCCAACACGATCGGCTTGGCGCAGGCGGAAGTGCAGACCATGATCCGGCAAGTGCTCAATGCGTTCGGGCCGAAGCTCTCGAGCGATTCCAGGCCGCCGTTGCAGGTACGGGCGCAGCCCGGGTTGTGGCGGATCCCGGTGACGATCCGCGGCCAGGTGGGGCAAGCGCAGTTGCTGGAAATCCTGCGCCGTATCGAAAGTTCCGATCGCCTGGTGGTGATCGACGATTTCCTGCTCGGTTTCGCCCAAGGGCAACCCAACGTCACCCTGACCGTCGTCGCGTACTACCGGGTCGGCAATGCCGCGCAAGGAGGCCCGCGTGCAGCTCGCTGA
- a CDS encoding type IV pilus modification PilV family protein — protein sequence MHRSTRPASRRGVRGFTLLEAIVALVVFSLGAFALYGWLSTNVITLNRIRDRQQLEVAMDSTLDLIRRSNPMETPTGQRKVGDFVVTWTSTPVEPPKTGVDQSGGPSIFMVGLYDLEVRATRDGRELHAFHVRQVGWKQVRTMDDL from the coding sequence ATGCACCGTTCGACCAGGCCGGCATCGCGCCGCGGCGTGCGCGGCTTCACGCTGCTGGAAGCCATCGTCGCGCTGGTGGTGTTCAGCCTCGGCGCGTTCGCGTTGTACGGGTGGCTGTCGACCAACGTGATCACCCTCAACCGCATCCGCGATCGCCAGCAACTCGAAGTGGCGATGGATTCCACGCTCGACCTGATCCGCCGCAGCAATCCGATGGAAACCCCGACCGGCCAGCGCAAGGTGGGCGACTTCGTCGTGACCTGGACCAGCACGCCGGTGGAGCCGCCCAAGACCGGCGTGGACCAGTCCGGCGGGCCCAGCATCTTCATGGTCGGGTTGTACGACCTCGAGGTGCGGGCCACCCGCGATGGCCGGGAGCTGCATGCATTCCATGTCCGCCAGGTCGGCTGGAAGCAGGTGCGCACGATGGACGACTTATGA
- a CDS encoding ABC transporter permease yields the protein MLTTLAHPWRHEALIRILAWREISGRYRGSLLGSLWPLLTPLLMLGVYTLVFGVIAPTRWPGAQEQGIGMFALRLLAGMVVHGLLAEVLSRAPTLVTSQPNYVTKVVFPLEALGWVSLLTALFHTAMALLVLIVLNGVLGTGLSWSLLALPAILLPYALLLLGLAWLIAALGVYLRDLAQLVGPLVMMTMFLGPVFYPRQAMPVAAQPWLAVNPITIPVEQARRALFEAQWPQWDVLAQYSLVAMAVYLFGLWAFSKLKKGFADVL from the coding sequence GTGCTGACCACCCTTGCCCACCCCTGGCGGCATGAGGCCCTGATCCGCATCCTGGCCTGGCGGGAGATCAGTGGGCGCTACCGCGGTTCCCTGCTGGGGTCGCTCTGGCCCCTGCTGACTCCTTTGCTGATGCTGGGTGTCTACACCCTGGTGTTCGGGGTGATCGCCCCGACCCGCTGGCCAGGGGCTCAGGAACAGGGCATCGGCATGTTCGCCTTGCGCCTGCTGGCCGGCATGGTGGTGCATGGCCTGCTGGCGGAGGTGCTGTCGCGCGCGCCGACGCTAGTTACCAGCCAGCCGAACTACGTCACCAAGGTGGTGTTCCCGCTGGAAGCGCTGGGCTGGGTCAGCCTGCTCACGGCGCTGTTCCATACCGCGATGGCCCTGCTGGTGCTCATCGTGCTCAATGGCGTGCTGGGGACCGGCCTGTCGTGGTCGTTGCTGGCCCTGCCGGCGATCCTGTTGCCGTATGCGCTGTTGCTGCTCGGGCTGGCGTGGTTGATCGCCGCGCTGGGGGTCTACCTGCGCGACCTGGCCCAGCTGGTCGGGCCGCTGGTGATGATGACGATGTTCCTGGGCCCGGTGTTCTATCCGCGCCAGGCCATGCCCGTTGCCGCCCAGCCCTGGCTGGCGGTCAATCCGATCACGATCCCGGTCGAGCAGGCGCGACGCGCGCTGTTCGAGGCGCAGTGGCCGCAATGGGACGTTCTGGCGCAGTATTCGCTGGTCGCCATGGCCGTGTACCTGTTCGGCCTGTGGGCGTTCTCCAAGCTCAAGAAAGGATTCGCAGATGTCCTCTGA
- a CDS encoding prepilin-type N-terminal cleavage/methylation domain-containing protein, producing the protein MSRRRSGGFTLMEMLVTLMLVSFATMLMFQMLGSYRIARERVQGQAGIIDRQALFHDWFRDSVHGLFIAEGLRFAGERTRFRGTSLNPLYAAEGSPTEVEWSIVQSGDRTAIAYSEDGVERWRFRLAQADVAGFTYLDEAGKASPTWPPERGLQDAGPTLPAVVVLTRTDRGRERMQAAAVLGPLKPPVRFYGDEELK; encoded by the coding sequence ATGAGCAGGCGGCGATCCGGCGGCTTCACCCTGATGGAAATGCTGGTCACCCTGATGCTGGTGTCGTTCGCGACCATGCTGATGTTCCAGATGCTCGGCAGCTATCGCATCGCCCGCGAGCGCGTGCAGGGGCAGGCCGGCATCATCGATCGCCAGGCCTTGTTCCATGACTGGTTCCGCGACAGCGTGCACGGCCTGTTCATCGCCGAAGGCTTGCGGTTCGCCGGCGAGCGCACGCGCTTCCGCGGCACCAGCCTGAACCCGCTGTACGCGGCGGAGGGAAGTCCGACCGAGGTGGAGTGGTCGATCGTGCAGTCTGGCGACAGGACCGCCATCGCCTATTCCGAAGACGGGGTCGAACGCTGGCGATTCCGCCTGGCGCAAGCCGATGTCGCGGGCTTCACGTATCTCGACGAGGCGGGCAAGGCGTCCCCGACCTGGCCGCCGGAACGCGGCCTGCAGGATGCCGGGCCCACCTTGCCTGCGGTGGTGGTGCTGACGCGGACGGATCGTGGGCGCGAGCGCATGCAGGCTGCGGCCGTGCTGGGGCCGCTGAAGCCGCCGGTACGGTTCTACGGCGACGAGGAACTCAAATGA